In Chryseobacterium turcicum, a single window of DNA contains:
- a CDS encoding SusC/RagA family TonB-linked outer membrane protein, which produces MKKNFCSLSHIQLAFGFTLLASGVAIGQMRVITGTVTNNNRPISGVYVSQEGSDIVAVSNASGIYSLQVSGKNPVLMYKHPDYPDRKVVLGSKPTIDVSLGREGEKAIEEVVLNAGYYKVKDKERTGNIAKISARDIENQPVTNVLASAQGRMAGVSITQNSGTPGGGFDIQIRGKNSIRREGNEPLYIIDGIPILSESPSTYSAAVLPYGAISPLNAINPNDIESFEVLKDADATAIYGSRGANGVIIVTTKKGKKGRSVLKFNTSYSISTVANRLKMMNTSEYLGMRRQAFQNDGITAVPAIAYDLNTWSQERETDWQRQLIGNNADASVVQLSLSGGSENSSYLISYGHNEQSTVLPAGFRYRSNNLTGNFGYRSPDRKLEINLTNTFSFQDNNVVNDDLTKRSLTLSPNAPALYNADGSLNWENSTFTNPVASFVSEYLNSSSFINTGTQLSYKLFPFVSLKFNGGLTYNIFEEYSLKPHTMYNPSFGLNSSTSNSSKNNSSSFSYILEPQIVGDYSWNDHSVEMLIGATLQQSETKSGTIQGYGFESNALIRNIAAAKTKVVGDQVNNQYNYTAVFARLNYKYLKRYIVNVTGRRDGSSRFGPNNRFGNFGAVGAAWLVSEEPWVKNVSWLSLAKIRGSIGTSGNDRIGDYQYLDTYTVSTNIYNNTTGLNPSRLYNPNFSWEKTLKKELAAEFSFFKNRWNLSGAYYDNTSSNQLVGIPLPATTGFSSIQSNLPAKVKNTGWELETSVQVLRNSKFRYNTSINLSIPNSKLVEFPNLEGSTYSNQYVIGYPTTLVKVYQFEGINPITGLYQFTDFNSDGKISSPDDNKVVEKIGMKFFSGWSNNLSYGPWSASFLWYFVKQRNWNYNRQMVIPGSMNNQPAEVLDVWSTANPSGAYMPYSSGSIAAKTSAHSFFQNSTAAIGDASFIRLKNVQISYKIPVNDLGIKEATIYVQGQNLLTVTKYFGLDPEFVLNGFLPPLKTYSLGFQIIF; this is translated from the coding sequence AGGTATCAGGAAAAAATCCTGTCCTTATGTATAAACATCCAGATTATCCAGACCGTAAAGTTGTGCTTGGTAGCAAACCAACGATAGATGTCTCATTGGGTAGGGAAGGAGAGAAGGCAATTGAGGAAGTGGTTCTTAATGCAGGATATTATAAGGTAAAGGATAAGGAGAGGACAGGAAATATTGCGAAGATCTCTGCAAGGGATATTGAGAACCAACCTGTCACGAATGTTCTTGCTTCAGCGCAGGGGAGAATGGCAGGGGTTTCAATTACCCAGAATTCAGGAACTCCAGGAGGTGGATTTGATATTCAGATCAGGGGTAAGAACAGTATTAGGCGTGAGGGGAATGAGCCTCTGTATATTATTGACGGGATACCGATTCTTTCTGAATCGCCTTCTACCTATAGTGCAGCGGTCTTGCCGTATGGGGCAATCAGCCCGCTCAATGCAATCAATCCTAATGATATTGAGAGTTTTGAGGTGTTAAAAGATGCTGATGCTACTGCTATTTATGGGAGTCGTGGCGCTAATGGAGTAATCATTGTGACGACTAAGAAAGGGAAGAAAGGCAGGTCTGTACTTAAGTTTAATACATCCTATTCGATCAGCACAGTGGCAAACCGTCTGAAAATGATGAATACTTCCGAGTATCTCGGAATGCGCAGACAGGCTTTTCAGAATGACGGGATTACTGCTGTTCCTGCAATAGCTTATGACCTCAACACTTGGAGTCAGGAAAGGGAGACCGACTGGCAGAGACAACTGATAGGTAATAATGCTGACGCTTCTGTGGTACAGTTATCCTTAAGTGGTGGTTCCGAAAACTCGTCTTACCTTATCAGCTATGGTCATAATGAACAGTCTACTGTCTTACCTGCGGGTTTCAGATACAGGTCGAATAATCTGACCGGGAATTTTGGATACAGGAGTCCAGACAGAAAATTGGAGATCAATCTGACCAATACTTTTTCATTTCAGGACAATAATGTGGTAAATGATGATCTTACAAAACGAAGTCTAACGCTAAGTCCGAATGCTCCGGCTCTGTATAATGCGGATGGTTCTCTCAACTGGGAAAATAGTACATTTACCAATCCGGTGGCATCATTTGTAAGTGAATACCTCAATTCCTCAAGCTTTATCAATACGGGAACTCAGTTGTCTTATAAGCTGTTTCCCTTTGTTTCTCTGAAATTTAATGGAGGGCTGACCTATAATATTTTTGAGGAATATTCTCTGAAGCCACATACGATGTACAATCCTTCATTTGGGCTTAATAGTTCGACTTCCAATTCTTCTAAAAACAACAGTTCAAGTTTCTCATATATTCTTGAACCGCAAATTGTAGGGGATTACAGTTGGAACGACCATAGTGTTGAAATGCTCATCGGAGCGACTTTGCAGCAGTCGGAGACCAAGTCTGGAACAATACAGGGTTATGGTTTTGAAAGCAATGCCTTGATAAGGAACATTGCGGCTGCTAAAACAAAGGTGGTGGGTGATCAGGTCAATAACCAGTACAACTATACAGCTGTTTTTGCAAGGCTGAACTATAAATATCTGAAAAGATATATTGTGAATGTGACAGGCAGAAGGGACGGTTCGAGCCGTTTTGGACCTAATAATCGTTTCGGGAATTTTGGTGCAGTGGGTGCTGCGTGGCTGGTTTCAGAAGAACCTTGGGTGAAAAATGTTTCTTGGCTGAGTCTTGCTAAGATAAGAGGTAGTATAGGAACTTCAGGAAATGATAGGATAGGGGATTACCAATATTTGGACACTTATACCGTCTCCACCAATATTTACAATAATACGACCGGACTTAATCCTTCGAGGTTGTATAACCCGAATTTTAGCTGGGAGAAGACCTTGAAAAAGGAACTGGCTGCAGAGTTTTCGTTTTTCAAGAACCGATGGAACCTATCGGGTGCCTATTACGATAATACCTCATCCAATCAGCTGGTCGGGATTCCTCTGCCTGCGACTACGGGATTTTCTTCTATACAGTCTAACCTGCCTGCCAAGGTTAAGAATACAGGCTGGGAGCTGGAAACTTCCGTACAGGTATTGAGAAACTCAAAATTCAGATACAATACTTCAATTAACCTATCAATTCCCAACAGTAAATTGGTGGAATTTCCTAATCTTGAAGGTTCCACCTATTCCAATCAGTATGTTATAGGATATCCGACAACGTTAGTTAAAGTCTATCAGTTTGAAGGCATCAATCCGATAACTGGATTGTATCAATTCACGGACTTTAATAGCGACGGGAAAATATCGTCGCCTGATGATAACAAAGTTGTTGAAAAGATCGGAATGAAGTTCTTTAGCGGATGGTCGAATAATTTGAGCTATGGCCCTTGGTCGGCTTCTTTTCTTTGGTATTTCGTGAAGCAGAGAAACTGGAATTATAACCGCCAGATGGTGATTCCGGGATCTATGAACAATCAGCCTGCTGAAGTTCTGGATGTGTGGTCAACTGCTAATCCTTCGGGAGCTTATATGCCTTACAGTTCAGGAAGTATTGCCGCAAAAACTTCGGCGCATTCATTCTTTCAGAATTCAACCGCTGCCATTGGTGATGCTTCATTCATTCGATTGAAAAATGTGCAGATCAGTTACAAGATTCCTGTAAATGATCTGGGAATTAAAGAGGCGACCATCTATGTTCAGGGACAGAACCTTTTAACGGTGACTAAGTATTTTGGATTAGATCCGGAGTTTGTCCTGAATGGATTCCTTCCGCCTTTGAAGACTTATTCTCTGGGCTTTCAGATCATATTTTAA